CCGGCAGGCCCGGGTCCTCGCCCGCCGTGGAGAGCATGTCCTCGACGATCCCGGCGGGCATGTACCGCAGCATCCGCTGCCGGGCCTGTTCGGTGCTCAACTCCACGAACTCGACGGGGCGGGCCAGCTCCTCGGACAGCACGGCCACCCGTTGCGCGACGGTGAGCCGCTCGGGCCCGCTCGTGGCCCGGCTCGGTGAGGGCCCTGGCCGCGACCGCGGCGATGTCGGCGGGATCGACGACCTGCGAACCCTCCGGGATCTCGTGGGAGTGCACGCTGCCGTGCTCCCTGATCGACGGCGCCCACCAGAGCGCGTTGGAGGTGAACTCCCAGGGGCGCAGCACGGTCCACGCGAGCCCGCTGTCGCGGACCGCTTTCTCCCCGGCCAGCGCACCGCTGCCGATGAAGGAGTCCGGGTGGGTCTCGGCGAGCAGCGAGGAGACCAGCACCGCCCGCCGCACCCCCGCCTCCGAGGCCAGGTCGAGCATCGCCGGAACGTCCCCCGGCGAACCGAGCAGGAAGAACCCGTCCACGCCCGCGAAGGCCTCCCGCAACGAGGGCGGGTCCGCCAGGTCGCCGTGGACCACCTCGACCCCGGCGGGGAACTCCGCCCCGCCCGGGTTCCGGGTGGTCGCCCGCACCGCGAAACCCACTTCGCGCAGTTCGCGCACCAGACAGCGACCGATGTTGCCGGTCGCGGAAGTAACCAGGATCATGAGCTCTCCGAACACCGTCTCGAAACCAGCGGGCGAACCCGCCCGCGCACGACGAACTCCGGCAGGAGTTCGCGCCCCCAGGGCGGCACGCGGAGGAGTCTCGACCTTCGAGCACACTCGAAGTCAACGGTGTTCGGGCCCCGGAGCACCACCGCGCCCGGTGGACGGAAGCCGCTACCGGCGCGGGTGGTCCCCGCCGGAGGTTTCGCGTGAAACATCATCCCGGCGGAAGCGGACGGCGCTCAGTTCGCGCCCTCGGCGAACACGGCCTGCACGTCGAGCTCGATCCGCAGCGTGGTGCCGATCGCGGCGATCCCGGTGCTCAGCGACTGGTTGAAGGTCATCGCGAAGTCCTCGCGCCGCAGGATCGTGGTGGCCGTGGCCGAGGCCCTGGTGCCGCCCCACGGGTCCGGTCCGACGCCGGTGAACCTGGTTTCCAGCCGGACCGGCCGCGTCACGCCGCAGAGCGTGAGCTCGCCGTCGAGGTCCCACCCCTCGTCCTGCCCGCGCGTCACCCCGGTGCTGGTGAACCCGATCTCGGGGTACCTGGTGACGTCCAGGAAGTCCGCGCTGCGCAGGTGCTCGTCGCGCTGCGCGTTGCCGGTGTCCACGCTCGCCGCGTCGATGCTCACCTCGACCGTGGTGGACTCCACCGGCCTGGTGATCCTGATCTCGCCGCCGAAGTCGTTGAACCGGCCGTGGATGCTGCTGATCCCCAGGTGCCTGGCCGTGGCGCGGATCGAGGAGTGCACGGGGTCGATCCGCCAGAGCCCCGGCTCGGGCAGCTCGTCGCCGCCCCCGACCGGGGAGAGCTCGACACCGTCCAGTTCGACGGCGCCGCCCTGCCGCACCAGCGCGGTGCGCGCCGCGGGCTGGTGCCCCAGTGCCGTGACGATCGCCGTGTAGCGCCCCGGGGACAGCGCGTCCACCGTCGCCGCTCCGTCCGAATCGGCCGGAGCGCGTCCCACCTGGGTTCCCGAGGCGTCCGTGACGGTCAGCACCGCCTCCGGCAGCGGCCAACCGCCCAGCGAGCGGACCCGGACGGTGACCGCCCCGCTCGGCGCCGAATCGTGCTGTTCGCCAACTTCGCCCTGGCCGAGGCTCATCCGGTTGTCCTCTCCTGCGTGGGCCGCGGAGACGGCGGGCCGAATCCGCGGGTGTGGTTCGCGACGTCGCGTCGTTGGTGACCGGGAGGCCGGAAACGCGCGTCCGGCCTCCCGTCGGGAGGGCCCGCTCCGCTACTCCAGGCCGAGGGCGATGTCGTAGTCGACGCGCTCGTCCCGCACGCTCAGGTTGCTCGCTGCGGGCGGGTAGCCCGTGGCGATCACGGTGTAGTCCCCGTGCGGGAGGTCGGTGAACTGGTACTCGCCGTCGGGGCCGGTGACGGTGGAGGCCACCACACCGCCCGAGGCGTCCAGCAGCGTCACCTGGGCCTCCGGCACCGCGTGCCCCAGCCGGGCCGAGCGGATCACGCCGCGCACCTCGGCGCCGGACTCCAGCGAGACGTCCAGGGTGGCCCGCTGCCCCTCGGACAGCGACACCTCGGTGCTGGTGGGCTGGTAGCCCTCGGCGGTGACGGTCAGGGCGTAGGAACCTCCGACCAGGTCGGTGAACTCGTA
The nucleotide sequence above comes from Actinopolyspora erythraea. Encoded proteins:
- a CDS encoding Rossmann-fold NAD(P)-binding domain-containing protein — its product is MAVLSEELARPVEFVELSTEQARQRMLRYMPAGIVEDMLSTAGEDPGLPDTVRRITGRAGRTFRQWAREHVEVFR
- a CDS encoding YceI family protein yields the protein MSLGQGEVGEQHDSAPSGAVTVRVRSLGGWPLPEAVLTVTDASGTQVGRAPADSDGAATVDALSPGRYTAIVTALGHQPAARTALVRQGGAVELDGVELSPVGGGDELPEPGLWRIDPVHSSIRATARHLGISSIHGRFNDFGGEIRITRPVESTTVEVSIDAASVDTGNAQRDEHLRSADFLDVTRYPEIGFTSTGVTRGQDEGWDLDGELTLCGVTRPVRLETRFTGVGPDPWGGTRASATATTILRREDFAMTFNQSLSTGIAAIGTTLRIELDVQAVFAEGAN